Within Candidatus Desulfatibia profunda, the genomic segment CAGACTTTTTTTATCACGAAAGCAAGAAAGTGCGAAAACACGAAAAAAGAAATTATAAAGTTTCGTGCTTTCCAAATTTCGTGATTTCGTGGTTATTATTTTAAAGTTTTGCCACAAAATGCATGGATACAATTTTTAGAAGATTAAATCAATTTTAGATACTTGGCCTGTTCATAAAGCTGCTTTGCCAGCCGAACGGTGGCACGGTCCACCATGCGCCCTTCCACGGCCACGGCGCCAAGGCCCTTTTCTTCAGCGTCCCGGTGGGCCGCCAGCACTTTCTCGGCCCGGGCGATATCCTCCCTGGAAGGAGAAAACACCTGGTTGATGCCATCGACCTGATCCGGGTGGATGGCCCATTTTCCGTCAAATCCAAGGGCGCAGGCCATGGCGGCGGCACGCTCCAGACCCTCCGGGTCCCTGAAATTACCATAGGGAGCATCAATGGCCAGCAAACCGTTGGCCTTTGCCGCCATAACGATTCGGCTCATTTCAAAATTCCAGCGGTGACCGGGATACACCTCCTCTTCTTTTTCGCCGTGTCCGGAAATGGACACGAGCCGGGCGCCAATGGAAGCCGAATAATCCACGATACCGAAAACCAGGGTTTTAAGCCGGTCGCTCGCCCTGGCTATTTCCGAAACATTTTCCAGCCCTTGGGCGCTTTCGATGATCGCTTCGATGCCGATGCGCCTGGAAAAATCCTTTTTCATTTCGATACCGTCCAGCATCCGGCATACAAAATAGATATCTTTGGGATGGTTCACCTTGGGAACGACGACGGCGTCCAGTTGAGGGCCTGTGGCTTCAACCACTTCCAAAAGATCTCTGTAGCCAAAAAGGGTGTCCAGGCCGTTGATTCGGAAGGTGACGGTTTTTTCCTGCCAATTAAGCAAACGTATCGATTG encodes:
- a CDS encoding CoA ester lyase, which produces MKPKRSTLSVPGHIEKMHAKAAQSRADVVMLDLEDSVPLDAKEAARDVVIQSIRLLNWQEKTVTFRINGLDTLFGYRDLLEVVEATGPQLDAVVVPKVNHPKDIYFVCRMLDGIEMKKDFSRRIGIEAIIESAQGLENVSEIARASDRLKTLVFGIVDYSASIGARLVSISGHGEKEEEVYPGHRWNFEMSRIVMAAKANGLLAIDAPYGNFRDPEGLERAAAMACALGFDGKWAIHPDQVDGINQVFSPSREDIARAEKVLAAHRDAEEKGLGAVAVEGRMVDRATVRLAKQLYEQAKYLKLI